In a single window of the Desulfovibrio mangrovi genome:
- the dut gene encoding dUTP diphosphatase encodes MTSETCRHVGPARIGVRVRFLRDAQDVYANGGGESGDTGLAYATPWSAGLDLRACFAEESITIPPGGRHAIPVGVAIEPEALNVAGFVYSRSGLGTKRGLTVSQGVGVIDPDYRGEIIVSLLNTSGEERTVTRGERIAQLVFQPFYQADITVTEELGDTQRGAGGFGHTGAM; translated from the coding sequence GTGACAAGCGAAACTTGCAGACACGTCGGGCCAGCCCGTATAGGGGTTCGGGTGCGTTTCCTTCGGGATGCGCAGGACGTGTACGCCAACGGCGGCGGGGAATCCGGCGACACCGGACTTGCCTATGCCACGCCGTGGTCGGCCGGTTTGGACTTGCGTGCCTGCTTTGCAGAGGAGAGCATCACGATCCCGCCCGGAGGACGACACGCCATACCCGTGGGTGTCGCCATTGAGCCAGAGGCGCTCAATGTAGCGGGATTCGTGTACTCGCGAAGCGGCCTCGGCACGAAACGCGGTCTTACCGTGAGTCAGGGAGTCGGTGTCATCGATCCTGACTACCGCGGCGAGATCATCGTTTCGTTGCTGAATACGTCCGGCGAAGAGCGCACTGTCACCCGTGGGGAACGTATTGCCCAACTTGTGTTCCAGCCCTTCTATCAGGCGGACATTACGGTGACGGAAGAGCTCGGCGATACCCAGCGCGGCGCCGGGGGCTTTGGACATACCGGAGCCATGTAG
- a CDS encoding aspartate aminotransferase family protein → MSETFDALKKREEALLCRTYGRYPLAVKSASGARLYDFDGREYIDLLAGIAVTNVGHCRPELADVAAEQARKLVHVSNLFYQEEQLVLAEKLLATSHFSKVFFCNSGAEANEAAIKIARRYAQRVKGRDAGEIITFTGAFHGRTLATVAATGQTKFQDGFAPIPAGFRQVEWGNLEALAEAMGPQTAGVLVEIVQGEGGVRPMTREFAEGIQQLCRERGVLFMVDEIQTGLCRTGKFWAFQHFGLEPDVATSAKALANGLPMGAMMTTDDVARGFEPGSHATTFGAGATMSAVAAKVIDIMQDEKLAERSAELGEYAMGLFRAIGERHPGTIAEVRGLGLMIGVVLAFPGQDVWKALMEKGFVLNLTQERVLRLVPPLVIAREDIDAFAAALEELLAARAA, encoded by the coding sequence ATGAGCGAGACCTTTGACGCCCTCAAGAAACGTGAAGAAGCGTTGTTGTGCCGCACCTACGGGCGTTACCCCCTTGCAGTGAAGTCTGCCAGCGGGGCCCGTCTGTACGATTTCGACGGCCGGGAATATATTGACCTGCTTGCCGGCATAGCCGTGACCAACGTGGGACACTGTCGTCCCGAACTGGCTGATGTGGCCGCGGAACAGGCCCGCAAACTGGTGCACGTGAGCAACCTCTTTTATCAGGAGGAGCAGCTCGTGCTTGCCGAGAAGCTGCTTGCCACCAGTCACTTCAGCAAGGTGTTTTTCTGCAACTCCGGCGCGGAAGCCAACGAAGCCGCCATCAAGATCGCACGTCGCTACGCCCAGCGCGTAAAGGGCCGTGACGCAGGCGAGATCATTACCTTTACCGGCGCGTTCCACGGCCGTACGCTTGCCACCGTGGCCGCCACGGGGCAGACAAAGTTCCAGGACGGCTTTGCTCCCATTCCTGCGGGATTCCGGCAGGTGGAGTGGGGCAATCTGGAGGCGCTGGCCGAGGCCATGGGACCGCAGACCGCTGGTGTCCTTGTGGAGATCGTGCAGGGCGAGGGCGGCGTACGGCCCATGACTCGCGAGTTTGCGGAAGGCATTCAGCAGTTGTGTCGTGAACGCGGCGTTCTGTTCATGGTGGACGAGATCCAGACCGGTCTGTGCCGTACGGGCAAGTTCTGGGCCTTCCAGCACTTCGGGCTGGAGCCGGATGTGGCCACCTCTGCCAAGGCATTGGCCAACGGCCTGCCCATGGGAGCCATGATGACGACCGATGACGTGGCGCGCGGCTTCGAGCCCGGCAGCCATGCCACTACTTTTGGGGCAGGCGCCACAATGTCTGCCGTGGCGGCAAAGGTCATCGACATCATGCAGGATGAAAAGCTCGCCGAACGTTCTGCGGAACTGGGTGAGTATGCCATGGGGCTTTTCAGAGCCATTGGCGAGCGTCACCCCGGCACTATAGCCGAAGTTCGGGGGCTGGGGCTGATGATCGGCGTTGTGCTAGCTTTCCCCGGACAGGATGTCTGGAAGGCGCTGATGGAGAAGGGCTTTGTGCTCAACCTGACCCAGGAACGCGTGTTGCGCCTTGTGCCCCCGCTGGTGATCGCCAGAGAGGATATTGACGCGTTTGCCGCGGCTCTGGAAGAGTTGCTGGCTGCACGTGCGGCTTGA
- a CDS encoding amino acid ABC transporter ATP-binding protein, translated as MAMIEIKDIHKWYGDFHVLKNVSQNVEKGEVLVICGPSGSGKSTFIRCINRLEEIQKGEILLEGKNIHDKDVNVNELRTEVGMVFQQFNLYPHLSVLDNVTLAPTKVRKMPKSQAESIAMELLARVGIHDQAKKYPIELSGGQQQRVAIARALAMKPKVMLFDEPTSALDPEMINEVLNAMKDLARDGMTMLCVTHEMGFAREVADRVIFMDGGAIVEEGTPEHFFTNPQHDRTKAFLKEIL; from the coding sequence ATGGCGATGATCGAGATTAAGGATATCCATAAGTGGTACGGCGATTTTCATGTTCTCAAAAATGTAAGTCAGAACGTGGAAAAGGGCGAGGTGCTGGTCATCTGCGGTCCTTCCGGTTCGGGCAAGTCCACCTTTATTCGCTGTATCAACCGGCTTGAGGAGATTCAGAAGGGCGAAATCCTTCTGGAGGGCAAGAACATCCATGACAAGGATGTGAATGTGAATGAACTGCGTACCGAAGTGGGCATGGTGTTCCAGCAGTTCAACCTCTATCCGCACCTCTCTGTGCTGGATAACGTGACCCTTGCTCCCACTAAGGTCCGCAAAATGCCCAAGAGTCAGGCCGAATCCATCGCCATGGAGCTGCTGGCCCGCGTGGGTATTCACGATCAGGCCAAGAAATACCCCATAGAACTTTCCGGCGGTCAGCAGCAGCGTGTGGCCATTGCCCGTGCGCTGGCCATGAAGCCCAAGGTGATGCTCTTTGACGAGCCCACCTCGGCTCTTGACCCCGAGATGATCAACGAAGTGCTCAACGCCATGAAGGATCTTGCCCGCGACGGCATGACCATGCTCTGCGTAACCCATGAAATGGGCTTTGCGCGTGAAGTGGCGGACAGAGTCATCTTCATGGATGGAGGCGCGATAGTGGAGGAGGGCACTCCCGAGCACTTCTTCACCAATCCCCAGCACGACCGTACAAAGGCTTTCCTCAAGGAAATCCTTTAG
- a CDS encoding ABC transporter substrate-binding protein, which produces MKRLILIAVTLCLVFSSAVAFAGKIDEIKTRGTLLCGVKDSVVPFGYVDEASKQLVGFDVDICKALADKLGVGLELKTVTSATRIPMVTQGSIDIAAATMTHKHERDEVIDFSITYFMDGQKLLVAADSGINSVADLKGKKVATVKGSTSEKNILAAQPDCKVLAFDEYPQAMLAMKQGKAAAVTTDSVILVGLKGSDPEPAKWSIVGDAISAEPYALGIAENDSDFRDFINKSLNDMWRSGEYKAVYDKWLGPDTKYYMPLTWTMELWP; this is translated from the coding sequence ATGAAACGTTTGATACTGATCGCAGTGACTCTTTGTCTGGTCTTTTCCAGCGCAGTTGCCTTCGCCGGCAAGATCGATGAAATCAAGACCCGCGGCACGCTGCTGTGCGGCGTGAAGGACTCTGTTGTTCCCTTCGGCTATGTTGATGAAGCTTCCAAGCAGCTTGTCGGTTTTGATGTCGACATCTGCAAGGCTCTTGCCGACAAGCTGGGCGTAGGTCTTGAGCTGAAGACCGTTACCTCCGCTACCCGTATCCCCATGGTAACCCAGGGTTCCATTGATATCGCTGCCGCTACCATGACCCACAAGCATGAGCGTGACGAAGTTATCGACTTCTCCATCACCTACTTCATGGACGGCCAGAAGCTGCTGGTTGCCGCCGATTCCGGTATCAACTCCGTTGCCGACCTGAAGGGCAAGAAGGTTGCCACCGTTAAGGGTTCCACTTCCGAAAAGAACATCCTTGCCGCTCAGCCCGATTGCAAGGTTCTGGCCTTTGACGAATACCCGCAGGCCATGCTGGCCATGAAGCAGGGCAAGGCCGCTGCCGTGACCACCGACTCCGTTATCCTCGTCGGCCTGAAGGGTTCCGACCCCGAACCGGCAAAGTGGTCTATCGTTGGTGACGCCATCTCTGCTGAGCCTTACGCTCTGGGTATTGCCGAAAACGATTCCGATTTCCGTGACTTCATCAACAAGTCCCTGAACGACATGTGGCGTTCCGGTGAATACAAGGCCGTCTACGACAAGTGGCTCGGCCCCGACACCAAGTACTACATGCCCCTGACCTGGACCATGGAACTGTGGCCCTAG
- a CDS encoding amino acid ABC transporter permease — protein sequence MNYQFQWNVVLSGEYLDWIIKGVVVTCQISAVSLFLALVIGTVIAVMRLTRFKPFVWFTAAYTEFFRNTPLLVQIFFWYFGSDGLLPRPVLQWLYERDFEFAAGVIALTVYTSAFIAEEIRSGINSIPKNQLEASRACGLSFVQAMRYVILPQAFRIIIPPLISQSLNLIKNSSLCMTIGVAELTYMARQIESYSFRGFEAFTINMLIYLSISLLVSLAINQYNKHFLRMAG from the coding sequence TTGAATTATCAATTCCAATGGAATGTTGTCCTGTCCGGTGAGTATCTGGACTGGATCATTAAAGGGGTGGTGGTTACCTGCCAGATTTCGGCGGTATCCCTGTTTCTCGCCCTTGTCATAGGTACCGTTATCGCCGTTATGCGCCTTACGCGGTTCAAACCCTTTGTGTGGTTTACCGCTGCGTATACGGAGTTCTTCCGCAATACGCCGTTGCTGGTGCAGATTTTCTTCTGGTATTTCGGTTCGGACGGGCTTCTTCCCCGTCCCGTGCTGCAATGGCTTTATGAGCGGGATTTCGAATTTGCCGCGGGCGTTATCGCGTTGACGGTGTATACCTCCGCGTTCATTGCGGAAGAAATCCGTTCCGGCATCAATTCCATTCCCAAGAATCAGCTGGAAGCGTCCCGTGCCTGCGGTCTTTCCTTCGTGCAGGCCATGCGTTACGTCATTTTGCCGCAGGCTTTCCGTATCATCATTCCGCCGCTGATTTCCCAGTCGCTGAACCTGATCAAGAACTCTTCGCTGTGCATGACCATCGGTGTTGCAGAGTTGACCTACATGGCGCGCCAGATCGAGTCCTACTCGTTCCGAGGTTTCGAGGCGTTTACTATCAACATGTTGATATACCTCTCGATCTCTTTGCTGGTTTCACTCGCCATCAACCAGTACAACAAGCATTTCCTGCGCATGGCAGGCTAA
- a CDS encoding amino acid ABC transporter permease, protein MQWNVVIDNFDYLLFGAYPEGPLGGIALTIILALVSIFGAFWLGLAVGLMRLSKRWWLKYPALVYIEIVRGVPLLMLILWFYFMFPVFLGKALPEWDSVIISFIVFTAAYVAEIVRAGVLALPKGQMEASRATGLTHFQAMCHVILPQALRNMIPSFVNQFVSLTKDTSLAYVIGVVELTRAAEQVNNRTLSAPMEIYLTILVMYFIICYVLTSFSRRLERKMARYQARG, encoded by the coding sequence ATGCAATGGAATGTAGTGATCGACAACTTTGACTACCTGCTCTTCGGCGCCTATCCCGAAGGGCCTCTGGGCGGCATAGCCCTGACAATCATTCTGGCCCTTGTGTCCATTTTTGGTGCGTTCTGGCTCGGACTTGCCGTGGGCCTCATGCGTCTTTCCAAGCGCTGGTGGCTCAAGTATCCCGCGCTGGTGTATATCGAGATCGTGCGCGGCGTACCGCTGCTCATGCTCATTCTGTGGTTCTATTTCATGTTTCCCGTGTTTCTCGGCAAAGCCTTGCCGGAGTGGGATTCGGTCATCATTTCCTTTATCGTCTTTACGGCGGCATATGTGGCAGAAATTGTCCGCGCCGGCGTGCTGGCGTTACCCAAGGGACAGATGGAAGCCTCCCGCGCTACGGGCCTGACGCATTTTCAGGCCATGTGCCACGTCATTCTGCCGCAGGCACTGCGAAACATGATTCCTTCCTTCGTGAACCAGTTCGTCTCGCTCACCAAGGATACCTCGCTTGCCTATGTCATAGGCGTTGTTGAACTTACCCGTGCAGCGGAGCAGGTGAACAACCGCACGTTGTCCGCTCCCATGGAGATATACCTGACAATCCTTGTGATGTACTTTATCATCTGCTATGTGCTCACGTCCTTCAGCCGCAGGCTGGAGCGCAAGATGGCACGTTACCAAGCACGAGGATAA
- a CDS encoding 50S ribosomal protein L11 methyltransferase yields the protein MENLIKLDITVPEEMQDLATVALVSKLQYGWEEETLPTGDIRYRVYVENPAFCEEFLAELRSFVPDAQVDRDEVENQNWAMAWREYFTPVKVGNLFMVIAPWMTDMELEGRIPIVIEPKTAFGTGHHPTTALCLACVSKLAEEGRLREGMSFFDIGTGSGILAIGCAKLGLKGLGVDIDTLAVENSEENREINDVAAHFDVAKGSADYTAESFDVVLANILAQPLKDLAADIIARVAPGGCLVLSGLLATQADSVEEVYVAQGLPAARREIDGEWAALIWERL from the coding sequence ATGGAAAATCTGATCAAGCTGGACATAACCGTTCCCGAGGAAATGCAGGACCTCGCCACCGTGGCGCTGGTGAGCAAGCTGCAATACGGCTGGGAGGAAGAAACCCTGCCCACTGGCGATATACGTTATCGTGTGTATGTGGAGAACCCCGCCTTCTGCGAGGAGTTTCTCGCCGAACTCAGGAGCTTCGTTCCGGATGCACAGGTTGACCGCGACGAGGTGGAAAACCAGAACTGGGCCATGGCGTGGCGTGAATATTTCACTCCCGTCAAGGTCGGCAACCTGTTCATGGTCATCGCTCCCTGGATGACGGATATGGAGCTTGAAGGACGTATTCCTATTGTTATCGAGCCCAAGACCGCCTTTGGTACCGGGCATCATCCCACCACCGCCCTGTGCCTTGCCTGCGTCTCCAAGCTGGCGGAAGAAGGCCGCCTCCGTGAAGGCATGAGCTTTTTCGATATCGGCACCGGTTCCGGCATTCTCGCCATCGGCTGCGCCAAGCTTGGCCTCAAGGGGCTGGGCGTGGATATCGACACCCTTGCAGTCGAGAACAGCGAGGAGAACCGCGAGATCAACGACGTGGCCGCACATTTTGACGTTGCCAAGGGGAGCGCGGACTACACGGCCGAATCTTTTGATGTGGTGCTGGCCAACATTCTCGCCCAGCCGCTCAAGGATCTTGCCGCAGACATCATTGCCCGGGTAGCTCCCGGCGGTTGCCTCGTACTTTCCGGCTTGCTCGCAACGCAGGCCGACAGTGTGGAAGAAGTCTATGTTGCGCAGGGACTGCCTGCCGCCCGCCGTGAAATCGACGGTGAGTGGGCTGCTCTTATCTGGGAGCGCCTCTAG
- a CDS encoding glycosyltransferase family 9 protein, which produces MRRILVCQLRQIGDVLLATASISLLKRRFPDAEIHVLTEKKCLPMLENNPDVGKVWAIDKGRLNTLFKELAFYWTVARQGYDIVVDFQQLPRCRWVVGLSAAPVRLSYTPEWYNRWLFTHTVKPLDGYSAMAKASVLRPLGIEWNSEPPRLYLTDAERRFAADYLARYGVTEEHRVITVDPTHRRATRRWPARYYAALIAKAAEAHPDLRFLLLYGPGELEDARAVLEACPRPEAVILPDEIISLREMAACIERAVLHIGNCSSPRHIAVALGVPSFIVLGATSPAWTFPAPEHTQVSLGMDCQPCNRNSCEKGYACLEGLSPDVVWEAMQEHMVRCGL; this is translated from the coding sequence GTGCGCCGGATTCTGGTTTGCCAACTGCGCCAGATAGGTGACGTGCTGCTGGCCACGGCATCCATTTCGCTGCTCAAGCGCCGTTTCCCCGATGCCGAGATACATGTGCTGACGGAAAAGAAGTGCCTGCCCATGCTGGAAAACAATCCGGATGTGGGCAAGGTCTGGGCCATAGACAAAGGTCGGCTGAACACCCTGTTCAAGGAGCTGGCTTTTTATTGGACTGTTGCGCGTCAGGGTTATGATATCGTCGTGGACTTTCAGCAGCTTCCCCGCTGCCGGTGGGTGGTGGGCCTCTCCGCTGCTCCGGTTCGCCTGAGCTACACGCCGGAATGGTATAACCGCTGGCTCTTCACACACACCGTAAAGCCTCTTGATGGCTATTCTGCCATGGCCAAGGCCAGCGTACTGAGGCCGCTGGGCATAGAGTGGAACAGTGAACCGCCGCGCCTGTATCTTACGGACGCTGAACGTCGTTTTGCCGCCGATTACCTCGCTCGTTACGGGGTGACCGAGGAGCACCGCGTTATCACTGTGGACCCCACGCACCGGCGCGCCACCCGTCGTTGGCCTGCCAGATATTATGCCGCTCTGATTGCCAAGGCGGCAGAGGCGCATCCCGATTTGCGGTTCCTGCTGCTGTACGGCCCCGGCGAGCTGGAAGATGCCCGTGCCGTGCTGGAGGCCTGCCCGCGTCCTGAAGCCGTCATCCTTCCGGATGAGATCATCTCTCTGCGCGAGATGGCAGCCTGCATCGAACGGGCCGTGCTGCACATCGGCAACTGCTCCTCGCCCCGCCACATTGCCGTGGCACTCGGGGTGCCTTCTTTCATCGTGCTGGGTGCTACCAGTCCTGCGTGGACCTTTCCCGCTCCGGAGCATACGCAGGTGTCTCTGGGAATGGACTGCCAGCCCTGCAACCGGAATTCCTGCGAGAAGGGCTATGCCTGTCTTGAGGGGCTCTCTCCCGATGTAGTGTGGGAAGCCATGCAGGAGCATATGGTGCGCTGCGGCTTGTAG
- a CDS encoding cytochrome c biogenesis protein CcdA — MRRTQPLTIPTPAMVSGRLAGTIQYSIISALLVFLLQAALPMHAAAQSSELPVTFKGEVFRIETPLPVSGAALPASQDRAAELPASGILATVWITPLKGYHFYANDPGDTGRPTELIPDSLQQDMTILYPEGIAAKDVFDPTATVMIHEEATPFFIHLPTYDAKGALPITVRLLLCSDSNCLPVQKKLTIEWDDSTTALATAESQPWWPTLAQYKAVTATAGGQTASDETENATGLAKELGVALPSASGTSPLGSSAAESGTLQTPAQTGNAVTAVPLKNSLSAPDGSPFFSETKGYALSPRYHLQSLEVTTLGTAIAFGLLAGFILNFMPCVLPVISLKLSSLVSASGIIDERKRMASFREHNIWFAMGIMVWFLMLATIFSAAGTAWGQLFQDERLVTGLMLLMFALGLSTFGIFELPMLNLHGSASQENGKWSAFSTGLLATLLATPCSGPFLGGVLGWAFLQPPLVVATILLAVGTGMAIPYAGMAIFPSLVRHFPKPGSWTLVLQRLVGFFLMGTTGYLLTILPAEKLPFLLAVLWVTAVAAWVWGNFADFNAPRLQRILIRPLCVALIAIPLAYGNTPTATVKPWKPFTQQSFLAALGNENIMIDFTADWCPNCKILEHTVLTANNRARWAEKYDITYIKVDLTRPNEKGQSLLNALGSQSIPVVALFPKGGRAGEPVVLRDLFTTELADSALEDAFGEN; from the coding sequence ATGCGACGCACACAACCACTCACAATCCCTACTCCCGCCATGGTTTCCGGCCGGTTGGCCGGAACAATCCAATACAGCATCATCTCAGCCCTGCTCGTTTTCCTGCTGCAGGCAGCTCTCCCCATGCACGCGGCTGCCCAATCTTCAGAGCTGCCGGTAACGTTCAAGGGAGAGGTCTTCCGGATCGAAACGCCGCTTCCCGTTTCCGGCGCCGCCCTGCCCGCATCACAAGACAGGGCAGCGGAGCTCCCCGCTTCCGGCATTCTTGCAACGGTCTGGATCACTCCGCTCAAGGGCTACCATTTTTATGCCAACGACCCGGGCGACACTGGGCGCCCGACGGAACTTATACCAGACAGCCTCCAACAGGACATGACCATTCTGTATCCGGAAGGTATCGCAGCCAAGGATGTCTTTGATCCCACGGCCACGGTCATGATTCATGAAGAAGCCACACCGTTCTTCATTCACCTTCCCACGTATGACGCAAAGGGCGCACTTCCCATCACAGTCCGCCTGCTGCTCTGCTCCGACAGCAACTGCTTGCCGGTGCAGAAGAAACTGACCATTGAATGGGACGATTCCACAACTGCGCTTGCCACGGCCGAATCCCAGCCATGGTGGCCCACTCTTGCACAATACAAGGCCGTGACAGCAACCGCAGGGGGCCAGACAGCCTCTGATGAAACTGAAAACGCAACCGGACTGGCCAAGGAACTGGGCGTGGCCCTGCCATCCGCCTCCGGCACATCGCCCCTCGGTTCTTCCGCTGCTGAATCAGGCACATTGCAGACTCCCGCCCAAACCGGCAATGCCGTTACTGCCGTACCATTGAAGAACAGCCTTTCAGCGCCAGACGGAAGCCCATTTTTCTCGGAAACAAAAGGGTATGCACTTTCCCCGCGCTACCATCTCCAGTCGCTGGAGGTTACCACGCTCGGCACTGCCATCGCGTTCGGTCTGCTCGCCGGATTCATCCTCAACTTCATGCCCTGCGTTCTGCCCGTCATCAGCCTCAAGCTCTCCTCGCTGGTGTCCGCTTCCGGCATCATTGATGAACGCAAACGCATGGCCAGCTTCAGAGAACACAACATATGGTTCGCCATGGGCATCATGGTCTGGTTCTTGATGCTGGCGACCATTTTCTCCGCAGCGGGCACCGCATGGGGCCAGCTATTTCAGGACGAACGCCTCGTAACAGGGCTGATGCTGCTGATGTTCGCACTGGGGCTCTCCACCTTCGGCATCTTCGAGCTGCCCATGCTCAATCTGCACGGAAGCGCCTCGCAGGAAAACGGCAAATGGAGCGCCTTTTCAACCGGCCTGCTGGCAACCCTGCTGGCAACCCCGTGCAGCGGCCCCTTCCTCGGCGGCGTGCTGGGCTGGGCCTTTCTGCAACCGCCACTGGTGGTTGCGACCATCCTTCTCGCCGTGGGCACAGGCATGGCCATTCCCTATGCAGGCATGGCCATTTTTCCCTCACTGGTCCGCCACTTCCCCAAGCCCGGCAGTTGGACTCTTGTGCTGCAACGCCTTGTGGGATTCTTCCTCATGGGCACCACGGGGTACCTGCTGACCATCCTGCCCGCGGAAAAACTGCCCTTCCTGCTGGCTGTGTTGTGGGTCACTGCCGTTGCAGCGTGGGTTTGGGGCAACTTTGCCGACTTCAACGCACCACGCCTGCAGCGCATCCTCATCAGACCTCTGTGTGTGGCGCTTATCGCCATTCCGCTGGCCTACGGCAATACCCCCACCGCAACGGTCAAACCATGGAAGCCTTTCACGCAGCAGAGCTTTCTCGCTGCACTGGGCAACGAAAACATCATGATTGATTTCACCGCAGACTGGTGCCCCAACTGCAAGATTCTGGAGCATACGGTGCTCACCGCGAACAATCGCGCCCGCTGGGCAGAAAAGTACGACATCACCTACATCAAGGTGGACCTGACCCGTCCCAATGAAAAAGGACAATCACTGCTCAACGCACTGGGGTCGCAATCCATCCCCGTTGTGGCCCTGTTCCCCAAAGGCGGCAGAGCCGGTGAACCAGTGGTCCTGCGCGACCTGTTCACGACAGAACTTGCCGACTCGGCCCTTGAGGATGCCTTCGGCGAAAACTGA
- a CDS encoding carboxymuconolactone decarboxylase family protein, with the protein MKTNTAAASTTTPSMTDASDHERGIAIFNAMLPDMPEKLKTALGPVAPDMVRFIIDVAGGCVIARPQLDLQSREVATIAVLAAMGNAAPQLAVHIRGGLACGLTPQQVVDVIYLVAVFAGFPAALNAIAVAGEVFATHTPDFTPKEETLSPEEKRRRGLKTLHATSGEAGTNVLRAMQGTIPLLADLLVDFSYGEVIGRPALSAEHKEIAMIAASCGRGGMLPQLKVHVQAALNVGMTQEAILELLVQMAIYAGFPAALNGITAAREVFDQQKR; encoded by the coding sequence ATGAAAACGAACACCGCAGCAGCATCTACGACAACCCCATCCATGACGGACGCATCAGACCATGAGCGGGGAATAGCTATCTTCAACGCCATGCTTCCGGACATGCCGGAAAAACTGAAGACAGCACTTGGCCCCGTCGCGCCGGACATGGTCCGTTTTATCATCGATGTGGCCGGAGGCTGCGTCATTGCCCGCCCGCAGCTTGATCTGCAAAGCAGGGAGGTGGCCACAATCGCTGTTCTGGCGGCTATGGGCAATGCCGCGCCTCAGCTGGCCGTCCATATACGTGGAGGGTTGGCCTGCGGATTGACGCCGCAGCAGGTTGTGGATGTCATCTATCTTGTTGCCGTATTTGCAGGCTTTCCGGCTGCGCTGAATGCCATTGCCGTGGCAGGCGAGGTGTTTGCCACCCACACGCCGGATTTCACCCCCAAGGAGGAAACGCTTTCCCCCGAAGAGAAACGCCGGAGGGGACTCAAAACCTTGCACGCGACCAGCGGAGAGGCCGGAACAAATGTGCTACGGGCAATGCAGGGCACCATTCCGCTGCTGGCAGACCTGCTGGTTGACTTCAGTTACGGCGAAGTCATCGGCCGCCCCGCTCTTTCCGCTGAGCACAAGGAAATAGCCATGATCGCGGCAAGCTGCGGTCGTGGCGGCATGCTGCCGCAACTCAAGGTGCACGTGCAGGCGGCGTTGAATGTGGGAATGACGCAGGAGGCCATTCTGGAACTGCTTGTACAGATGGCTATCTATGCGGGATTTCCTGCCGCCCTTAATGGCATCACTGCAGCCAGAGAAGTGTTTGATCAGCAGAAACGCTGA
- a CDS encoding LysR substrate-binding domain-containing protein: MELRLMEQFVAVAETLHFGRAAERLYMSQPPLSVAMQKLEAEVGVVLLERNRRGVRLTAAGEVFLAECRQILAGVQQAMTLTRRTARGEAGVLRLGCMGPAVAAGLPDVLQKFRREHPHVRVLLEEELSVRLLSMLREGSLGLAVVRLHGALPAGVQVRLFCRDAYVAALPEEHPLSASVGIDMADLRDDSIILFPRSMGEALYDAVIAACQGSGFSPRIEQEVSTKSTTLALVAAGVGVAFVPASLARAGYKGVRFVPLRSALPPVEMYWAWPAGRSNPVVERFMEYLESGAA; the protein is encoded by the coding sequence GTGGAACTGAGGTTGATGGAACAGTTTGTCGCAGTGGCGGAAACCCTGCACTTCGGGAGGGCGGCGGAACGATTGTACATGTCGCAGCCGCCGCTCAGTGTGGCCATGCAGAAGCTGGAGGCGGAAGTGGGTGTTGTCTTGCTGGAACGGAACAGGCGCGGAGTGCGTCTGACAGCCGCCGGAGAGGTGTTTCTGGCAGAATGCCGCCAGATTCTTGCCGGTGTGCAGCAGGCCATGACGCTCACGCGCCGAACAGCGAGAGGCGAAGCCGGCGTATTACGGCTTGGTTGTATGGGGCCGGCCGTGGCGGCTGGCTTGCCGGATGTTCTGCAGAAATTCCGGCGGGAGCATCCGCATGTGCGCGTGCTGCTTGAAGAGGAGCTCTCCGTCCGGCTGTTATCCATGCTCAGGGAGGGATCGCTTGGTCTGGCTGTGGTCAGGTTGCATGGCGCATTGCCCGCCGGTGTGCAGGTGCGCCTGTTTTGCAGGGATGCCTATGTGGCGGCATTGCCGGAAGAACATCCGCTTTCCGCATCGGTGGGCATCGATATGGCTGACCTGCGCGATGACTCCATTATCCTCTTTCCTCGTTCCATGGGGGAGGCGTTGTATGATGCCGTCATAGCCGCTTGCCAAGGTTCGGGCTTCAGCCCCCGAATTGAGCAGGAGGTCAGCACCAAATCAACAACGTTGGCGCTTGTTGCCGCCGGAGTGGGCGTAGCATTTGTGCCGGCTTCTCTTGCGCGGGCGGGGTATAAAGGGGTGCGCTTTGTTCCCTTGCGGTCTGCGCTGCCCCCTGTTGAAATGTACTGGGCATGGCCTGCAGGGAGGAGTAACCCAGTGGTTGAGCGCTTTATGGAATATCTCGAATCCGGGGCGGCCTAG